CACCTGCTCGGGGAACTGGGTCATGTTGACGACCTCCCAGCCCGCGGACGAGAACCAGCGGCTCTCGGCGCCGGTCGAGAACCGTGGCCCCTGAATGATGACCACCGTACCGGTCTCGTGGACGGTGATCTCCAATCCCTGCCCTGCCGCGATGGCAAGCTGGCGCAGCTCAGGGCAGTACGGCTCGGCCCCGCCGATGTGGACGACTGGCGGGCCGTCGTAGAAGGTCGAGTGACGGTTCGTGGTCCGGTCGACGAACTGATCGACGACCACGAAGTCGCCGGGCTTCACGTGCGGCTGGAGGCTGCCAGACGCATTCGGCCCGAGGATGCGGGTCACGCCCAGTGAGGCCAGCGCCCAGACGTTGGCCCGGTAGTTGATGGCGTGCGGCGGGTAGCGGTGGCCCGGACCGTGCCGCGCCAGGAAGGCGACCCGCACACCCTCGTAGACGCCAACGGCGATGCGGTCGCTGGGCGGGCCGTAGGGCGTCTGCACGGCGTGGTGCTCCACGTCCGCGAGCAGGTCGTAGAAGCCCGAGCCGCCGATGACGGCGACATCGGCGAGATCCTTACGCTCGAACACGCGTCTCCTCGTTCCCGGAGGCTGATGTCTGGCGAGCAGCCTCGGCGGCGGCCACGGCAGCCTGCAAGGCTGGCTCGAACGGCGGGCGCAGGACGCCCTGCTCGGTGATGATGGCGGTGACGAGCCGGTGCGGCGTCACGTCGAACGCCGGGTGGGCCGCCCGCACGCCGGCCGGGGCGATGCGCATGCCGGCGATCTGGGTGACCTCGTCCGAGGACCGCTCCTCGATGGTGATGTCGTCGCCGTTCGCCAGCGCGAGATCCACGGTCGAGGTTGGCGCGGCGACGTAAAACGGAAGGCCGTGCTCCTTGCAGAGCACGGCCAGCGTGTACGTCCCGATCTTGTTCGCCACGTCGCCGTTGGCGGTGATGCGGTCGGCGCCGACGATCGCGAGATCGACCGCGCCGCGACGCATGAAGTGGCCGGCCATGTTGTCGGAGATCAGCGTCTGCGGGATGCCTTCCCGATCGAGCTCCCAGGCTGTCAGCCGCGCGCCCTGGAGGAACGGCCGGGTCTCGTCCACGAAGACGTGGATCTCCTTGCGGTCGCCGTGCGCCGCGCGGATCACCCCGAGCGCCGTTCCGTACTCGACGGTGGCGAGGGAGCCGGTGTTGCAGTGGGTGAGGATCGATGCGCCCCGCGGGATCAGCGTGTTGCCGTACGCGCCGATCTGGCGGTTGGTCGCCACGTCTT
The window above is part of the Chloroflexota bacterium genome. Proteins encoded here:
- a CDS encoding S-methyl-5'-thioadenosine phosphorylase: MFERKDLADVAVIGGSGFYDLLADVEHHAVQTPYGPPSDRIAVGVYEGVRVAFLARHGPGHRYPPHAINYRANVWALASLGVTRILGPNASGSLQPHVKPGDFVVVDQFVDRTTNRHSTFYDGPPVVHIGGAEPYCPELRQLAIAAGQGLEITVHETGTVVIIQGPRFSTGAESRWFSSAGWEVVNMTQFPEQVLARELEVCYVGISLITDYDVGLAGRKDIEAVSVAGVIEVFHRNNARVRDLLLRMIPRIPRERACICATALTGAVIG
- the mtnA gene encoding S-methyl-5-thioribose-1-phosphate isomerase translates to MRTVEFQNNALRLIDQTVLPGELRVIECRTPGEVRDAIRTMKVRGAPAIGAAAAYGMALAAQALAAGALPDALATLRAAGDDLKSARPTAVNLAWAVDRMLRAADATAGQANGVDALAGALLAEADAIAEEDVATNRQIGAYGNTLIPRGASILTHCNTGSLATVEYGTALGVIRAAHGDRKEIHVFVDETRPFLQGARLTAWELDREGIPQTLISDNMAGHFMRRGAVDLAIVGADRITANGDVANKIGTYTLAVLCKEHGLPFYVAAPTSTVDLALANGDDITIEERSSDEVTQIAGMRIAPAGVRAAHPAFDVTPHRLVTAIITEQGVLRPPFEPALQAAVAAAEAARQTSASGNEETRVRA